In Litorimonas taeanensis, one DNA window encodes the following:
- the kbl gene encoding glycine C-acetyltransferase yields MSNSFYEALDKELLQIKADGLWKSERLITSDQSSDIQITRDGKTQDVLNFCANNYLGLANHPDLISASKKATDTHGFGMASVRFICGTQAQHRALETALAQWLGFEDTILYAACFDANGGVFEPLLGPEDAIISDTLNHASIIDGIRLCKAKRYRYKTSDMSDLRSQLEAAKADGARHIMIATDGVFSMDGTIAKLDEIVALKKEFGALLMVDDCHATGFLGEGGRGSAEFRGVEGQVDILTGTLGKALGGAMGGFTCAKQSIIDMLRQRSRPYLFSNSLAPGLVGASLRAIELAANGDDLRQRLKANAKQFREGMTEAGFTLPDGEHPIIPVMLGDANIAQDMAAKLLDEGIYVIGFFFPVVPKGQARIRTQMSAAHTPEQISRTIAAFTKVGKELGVIA; encoded by the coding sequence ATGTCAAACAGTTTTTATGAGGCTCTCGATAAAGAGCTTTTGCAAATTAAAGCGGATGGCCTTTGGAAAAGTGAACGCTTAATCACGAGTGACCAATCCTCAGATATTCAGATAACCCGTGATGGAAAAACACAAGACGTTTTAAATTTTTGTGCCAATAATTATTTAGGGCTGGCCAATCATCCCGACCTAATTTCTGCATCAAAAAAGGCAACGGATACACATGGTTTTGGTATGGCATCCGTACGCTTTATTTGTGGGACACAAGCCCAGCATCGAGCGCTTGAAACAGCTCTAGCTCAATGGCTAGGGTTTGAAGACACAATTTTATATGCAGCGTGCTTTGATGCGAATGGCGGCGTTTTTGAGCCATTATTAGGGCCAGAAGACGCCATTATATCTGACACGCTCAACCATGCTTCCATTATCGATGGCATTCGATTGTGCAAAGCGAAACGCTACCGTTACAAAACATCTGACATGTCTGACCTTAGGTCTCAGCTAGAAGCGGCAAAAGCCGACGGAGCGAGGCATATAATGATTGCGACAGATGGTGTGTTTTCAATGGATGGAACGATAGCCAAATTAGACGAAATTGTGGCCCTGAAAAAAGAGTTTGGGGCCTTGCTTATGGTTGACGACTGTCATGCCACGGGTTTCTTAGGTGAAGGCGGTCGCGGTTCAGCAGAATTTAGAGGTGTTGAAGGTCAAGTTGATATTCTAACGGGGACACTCGGTAAAGCATTGGGCGGCGCGATGGGCGGTTTTACATGCGCCAAGCAGTCTATCATCGACATGCTTCGCCAGCGCTCCCGGCCTTACTTGTTTTCGAATTCCCTTGCCCCAGGGTTAGTAGGGGCGAGTCTAAGAGCCATTGAGCTTGCTGCGAATGGAGATGATCTTCGACAGCGATTAAAGGCAAATGCCAAGCAGTTTCGTGAGGGTATGACTGAGGCTGGATTTACGCTGCCAGACGGAGAACATCCAATTATTCCTGTTATGCTGGGTGACGCCAATATTGCACAAGATATGGCTGCAAAGCTTTTAGATGAAGGAATTTATGTCATCGGCTTTTTCTTTCCTGTTGTGCCCAAAGGTCAAGCCCGTATCAGAACCCAAATGAGCGCCGCCCATACCCCAGAACAAATCAGCCGAACAATTGCGGCTTTCACAAAGGTCGGTAAAGAGCTGGGAGTCATCGCGTGA
- a CDS encoding alpha-2-macroglobulin family protein: MQNKTFGLFGFLGGILLFILAGWAGYVFYPQDSGTKFSGDYFGNLSGETAKSVSIHSAPSQNLDEQLETEDAITLSDFAFNNWYEEESSNGQVKACFAFTDVVATTRESELRPFIDIEPSAKVAISVEGDALCLGGLSYNKDYRVTLKAGLPSDRADVVLGGNQTVNIGFGDKPAFVGFTDNGIILPKTDTGGLAIETVNVGQLDITVERVNHRIISQTSPNSGGQSVEGDYSYNYDAWQEKVKVWSGRLDVKNRRNETVRTIFPLQSITADLGYGAYIVTAKRATDKENDSRVAQAWRWVVSTDMAITSYRGAEFMHVNVRSLKSAQLKPQVRLELIAENNDILGQVVTDAKGRASFPIALLKGQGNSAPKMVLAYDADTDFAMLDLTRSPLDMTAYDVEGRSASGLIDIFAYTERGVYRPGETVYLTALLRGSDGGERFDRPVSLEIVKPDGGIALQETYEKGEMAGALAVTYELPEGAPRGLWTIKLTPEGLDTVKSLRFDVQDFVPQKLKVTTSLPVDVLDAQSRTELNIQADFLYGAVGANLDGEAEARVQIETQPFKGYEDYKFGDTQETFREQLIEVGVGVTNDEGRLSLPLNLRTENVSSSFPLRLMMTSGIAEPGGRYVQKTDYIPLRTQDSYIGFKAGFEGRYASHKEPVSLSIVNLSSQGDVKASDLEWRLFEEIHDFQWYREGGRWRYRKDVSDIALSTGEMTIGDEPNIWTRRLPRGQYRLEAISNDGVKGAIRFNVGWARPGAGIDAPDRIVMGKVENSVKPGDKITLSVNAPYAGQGDLVIANETVRSIQSVTLPEGESELTFDFNPSWGDSVYAMLTLYTAEDKTGKSIQRRAAGLSYVSLDRSNQTLGLDFAAPEKIEPRQTYTLSVEVTNIPKGDTAWVSVAAVDEGILQLTQYDSPDAAEYYFGKKAFNLDVRDDYARLLNPNLGVAAILPQGGDSVGGAGLSVVPTQTVSLYSAPVKVKNGKASVELEIPDFQGSLRLMATAWSSKAVGSAEDAMIVRDSVPMSVGLPRFLAPGDKAIATVSVDNLDGPVGQYSLAFHSHLSTKENSSSFDLAQEERKDVLFALSAENLGVSDIDFILEGQNGYELTKAVQIETRSPFRPKVEKNLTRLRPDETYTFSASNLDGYIPATTDVSLSVSTLPGLDAQTYVQSLSSYPYGCTEQTVSKAMPLLFVAELGGLKDLSEPQRKARVDLAIKRIIARQDGQGSFGLWHVGDGNASPWLQLYVSEFLILASANGQDVPQDAIKKAISAAQLLSDPNRYSSLNLDYNYGWSRSGGHSNNQRKYERAAYAHYVLSLADKVDVPDLRYLADNNSGDIKDPLALTYLATALSKIGDNRRAVALFDKAINLQKSGKTNSDDYYASGLRNAAAMLAISQDYLSDSQASELMKYVGAAAQDSQYLNTQEQSYLVRMIAALGASDEDLSLETKNLTLTQSKTSQTVSLVGSSINGSRTIKNIGGKSLWVSETLSGLPQSDPGKVSEGYSLKKEMFTMSGEALSLSTLTKGEQAIIRISIDPVQERAAMIVLADLLPAGLEIERILMPEEAGTGSLYSFVGKLSDLDLAEARDDRLVASKRLSRWDSQTVKVAYVVRAVTQGDFIFPGAVAEDMYRPDIRGRTAATRLTVTGTGSN; the protein is encoded by the coding sequence ATGCAAAATAAAACTTTTGGGTTGTTTGGCTTCTTAGGCGGCATCTTACTCTTCATTTTAGCTGGGTGGGCGGGATATGTATTTTACCCGCAAGATAGCGGTACCAAGTTCTCTGGTGATTACTTTGGGAACTTATCAGGTGAAACCGCAAAGTCAGTCTCTATACATTCAGCCCCGTCACAAAATTTAGATGAACAGCTCGAAACAGAAGACGCCATAACTTTATCTGACTTTGCATTTAATAATTGGTATGAAGAAGAAAGTTCGAATGGGCAGGTCAAGGCCTGCTTTGCCTTCACTGATGTTGTCGCCACAACACGGGAATCTGAACTACGCCCCTTTATTGATATTGAGCCGAGTGCCAAAGTTGCAATTTCTGTTGAAGGTGATGCACTCTGCTTGGGCGGCCTTTCTTACAATAAAGATTATCGCGTTACTCTCAAAGCTGGTTTGCCATCCGATAGGGCAGACGTGGTACTCGGGGGAAATCAAACTGTAAATATAGGGTTTGGGGACAAGCCTGCTTTCGTCGGGTTTACCGATAATGGTATTATTTTGCCTAAAACAGACACAGGAGGCCTTGCTATTGAGACAGTAAATGTCGGGCAGTTGGATATAACGGTTGAACGCGTAAATCACCGGATAATCAGTCAAACCTCGCCTAATTCTGGTGGGCAGTCTGTCGAAGGAGATTACAGCTATAACTATGACGCTTGGCAGGAAAAAGTAAAAGTTTGGTCGGGCCGTCTTGATGTTAAAAACCGCCGTAATGAGACAGTCCGTACTATTTTTCCGTTACAAAGTATCACAGCAGACCTAGGTTATGGCGCTTATATTGTCACTGCGAAACGTGCGACGGACAAAGAAAATGACTCACGCGTGGCACAGGCTTGGAGGTGGGTCGTCTCTACTGATATGGCTATAACAAGCTACCGCGGTGCTGAATTCATGCATGTGAATGTGCGTTCGCTTAAGTCAGCGCAATTGAAGCCCCAAGTACGGTTAGAGCTTATAGCCGAAAATAATGATATACTTGGTCAAGTCGTTACTGATGCAAAAGGGCGCGCAAGTTTCCCAATCGCGCTTTTGAAGGGGCAGGGCAACTCAGCGCCTAAAATGGTTTTGGCCTATGATGCCGATACTGATTTTGCCATGCTAGACTTAACACGTTCGCCGCTTGATATGACGGCGTATGATGTAGAGGGGCGCAGTGCCTCAGGATTAATTGACATATTCGCTTACACAGAACGTGGCGTGTACCGTCCGGGCGAAACTGTGTATTTGACGGCGCTATTACGTGGAAGCGATGGTGGTGAAAGATTTGATCGTCCAGTGAGTCTTGAGATAGTCAAGCCTGACGGCGGGATCGCATTACAGGAGACCTATGAGAAAGGTGAGATGGCAGGCGCTTTGGCTGTCACCTACGAACTTCCAGAGGGGGCACCTCGCGGTCTATGGACGATTAAACTAACGCCAGAGGGACTTGATACGGTAAAGAGCCTCCGCTTTGATGTGCAAGACTTTGTTCCGCAAAAGCTAAAAGTAACAACTTCTCTGCCTGTTGATGTGCTCGATGCCCAAAGCCGTACTGAACTTAATATCCAAGCGGACTTTTTGTATGGCGCTGTAGGTGCAAATTTGGACGGAGAGGCAGAGGCACGTGTGCAAATCGAGACCCAGCCATTTAAGGGTTACGAAGACTATAAGTTTGGTGACACTCAAGAAACTTTCCGAGAACAGCTTATAGAGGTAGGCGTTGGTGTCACAAATGACGAGGGCCGTCTCTCCCTTCCGCTTAATTTGAGAACAGAGAATGTTTCTTCGAGCTTTCCGCTTCGTCTTATGATGACGTCAGGTATCGCAGAACCAGGAGGGCGGTATGTACAGAAAACTGACTATATTCCGTTACGTACACAAGATAGTTATATAGGTTTCAAGGCAGGGTTTGAAGGTCGATATGCGAGCCATAAAGAGCCTGTAAGCCTAAGCATCGTGAATCTATCATCTCAGGGTGATGTTAAGGCGAGTGATTTAGAATGGCGCCTATTCGAAGAAATACATGATTTTCAGTGGTATAGAGAAGGGGGGCGCTGGCGTTATCGGAAGGATGTCTCAGACATCGCTTTGAGCACCGGTGAAATGACGATTGGCGATGAACCTAATATTTGGACACGGCGTCTACCCCGTGGCCAATATCGTCTGGAAGCTATTTCAAATGATGGGGTTAAAGGCGCAATACGGTTTAATGTGGGGTGGGCACGGCCTGGAGCTGGTATTGATGCGCCAGACCGTATCGTCATGGGGAAGGTAGAAAACTCAGTTAAACCGGGCGATAAAATTACCCTATCCGTTAATGCGCCTTATGCAGGCCAGGGGGACTTAGTCATTGCGAACGAGACTGTGCGTTCGATACAGTCTGTTACGCTTCCAGAAGGTGAGTCAGAGCTGACTTTCGATTTCAACCCATCATGGGGTGACAGTGTTTATGCGATGCTTACACTATACACTGCAGAAGATAAGACAGGTAAATCCATACAAAGGCGCGCTGCAGGATTGAGTTATGTCTCTCTTGATCGCAGCAATCAAACCTTGGGGCTTGATTTTGCGGCCCCAGAGAAAATCGAGCCGCGCCAGACATATACTCTTTCTGTTGAGGTTACGAATATACCTAAAGGAGACACAGCTTGGGTCAGTGTGGCCGCTGTTGATGAGGGCATATTACAATTAACGCAGTATGATAGCCCAGACGCTGCCGAGTATTATTTTGGAAAAAAAGCGTTCAACCTTGATGTGCGCGATGATTATGCGCGGTTATTAAACCCTAATCTGGGTGTGGCTGCGATATTGCCGCAAGGGGGAGATAGTGTTGGCGGCGCAGGTTTAAGCGTCGTGCCTACTCAAACCGTTTCTCTATATTCTGCACCCGTGAAAGTAAAAAATGGCAAGGCGTCTGTGGAATTGGAAATCCCTGATTTTCAAGGGTCCTTACGTCTAATGGCGACAGCGTGGTCAAGTAAAGCCGTTGGTAGTGCAGAGGACGCAATGATTGTACGCGACTCTGTCCCAATGAGTGTGGGGTTACCACGCTTTCTTGCGCCCGGTGATAAAGCCATTGCAACTGTGAGCGTTGATAATTTAGACGGTCCTGTGGGCCAATATTCACTGGCCTTTCATTCACACCTTTCTACAAAGGAGAATTCATCAAGTTTTGATCTCGCGCAGGAGGAACGAAAAGATGTCCTGTTTGCTTTATCAGCAGAGAATTTGGGGGTTTCAGACATTGACTTTATTTTGGAAGGTCAAAATGGATATGAATTGACTAAGGCTGTCCAGATAGAGACGCGATCGCCTTTCCGTCCAAAAGTCGAGAAGAACCTTACGCGCTTACGTCCTGATGAAACATATACATTCTCGGCCTCTAATCTGGACGGTTACATTCCAGCTACAACTGATGTGAGTTTGTCTGTTTCAACTCTACCAGGTCTGGATGCACAAACTTATGTTCAGTCGCTTTCTAGTTATCCATATGGATGTACAGAACAGACTGTCAGTAAAGCAATGCCTCTATTGTTTGTTGCAGAGCTTGGCGGTCTGAAAGATCTAAGCGAGCCACAACGAAAAGCGCGTGTTGATTTGGCCATTAAGCGCATCATCGCTCGGCAAGATGGTCAGGGGAGCTTTGGTTTGTGGCATGTTGGCGACGGCAATGCTTCACCTTGGCTCCAACTTTATGTGTCAGAGTTTTTGATTTTAGCCAGTGCGAATGGTCAAGATGTACCACAGGACGCGATAAAGAAGGCTATCTCAGCGGCCCAGCTCTTGTCTGATCCTAATCGTTATTCCAGTCTAAATTTGGATTATAACTATGGCTGGTCTCGTTCGGGGGGGCATTCTAATAATCAGAGAAAATATGAACGCGCGGCTTATGCACATTATGTGCTTTCTTTGGCCGATAAAGTAGATGTACCGGATTTGCGCTATTTGGCCGATAATAATTCCGGAGATATCAAAGATCCATTAGCCTTAACCTATTTAGCGACTGCTTTGTCCAAGATAGGGGATAATCGTAGGGCTGTGGCCTTATTTGATAAAGCCATTAATTTGCAGAAATCGGGCAAAACTAATAGCGATGATTATTATGCGTCTGGCTTACGTAACGCTGCTGCAATGTTAGCTATATCACAAGATTATCTCTCAGATTCACAAGCTTCAGAACTCATGAAATATGTAGGTGCTGCGGCACAGGACAGTCAGTATCTCAACACGCAAGAACAATCTTATCTCGTGCGGATGATTGCAGCTTTAGGGGCGTCTGATGAAGACCTTTCACTAGAGACTAAGAATTTGACCCTTACCCAATCCAAAACATCCCAAACCGTGTCTTTAGTGGGCTCATCTATCAACGGCAGTCGAACGATTAAAAATATAGGGGGTAAATCACTTTGGGTTTCAGAAACGCTTTCAGGCTTGCCTCAATCAGACCCAGGCAAAGTTTCTGAAGGATATAGCTTGAAAAAAGAAATGTTTACCATGTCAGGTGAGGCGTTGTCGCTCTCAACTCTGACAAAGGGTGAGCAGGCTATTATCCGCATTAGTATTGACCCTGTTCAGGAACGTGCGGCGATGATCGTATTGGCCGATCTTTTGCCAGCAGGTCTTGAGATAGAGCGTATATTGATGCCAGAAGAGGCAGGCACGGGTAGCTTGTATAGTTTTGTCGGAAAGTTAAGTGATCTAGATTTAGCAGAGGCAAGAGATGATAGACTTGTCGCCTCTAAGCGCCTTAGCCGGTGGGATTCTCAGACTGTAAAAGTGGCTTATGTCGTGCGGGCTGTGACTCAAGGGGACTTCATCTTCCCAGGGGCTGTAGCAGAAGATATGTATCGTCCTGATATTCGAGGACGAACAGCGGCAACTCGCTTGACAGTTACGGGCACGGGTTCAAACTAA
- the pbpC gene encoding penicillin-binding protein 1C, whose translation MLWRVSYPFYLKSALGLAWLAIIALLAFPIAPKSVRLESAATLYDVNDEILVRKATKDNYWRYNAKLEKIDPNYIKAVLAIEDARFFLHSGVDVPAILRALKTWRAKGEVVSGASTITMQLVRQYKPRKRVLSSKIIESLAALKYELVFTKSEILSQYLTRISYGGNIQGVEAATWRYFGKSPEYLTWDEIALLVALPQAPESRRPDRHPVAAKAGRDRLLDKLVQADLISKSIADEAKSIPIPQAFYDFPSDQNNGAPLLMVKGQDVKSFIKPNIQRMAHRVLQNSLINQSDAVNASILVVENDTRRVVAHVTAGDRAHEGGWLDLTAAVRSPGSTLKPFIYALAMSDGQANSQSAIQDAPTRFGAYQPENFNRRYYGKVRLKDALKHSLNVPAVAALEQIGPARFEAMLVSAGAPPRLPSHRTEDAGLSLALGGAGMTGTDLAVLYTALANEGVAKPLVWTKSHASSENGIQLFSAETAQEITEILAEATPPNGRIPGHLSAGRSMVAYKTGTSYGARDSWAAGYTTNYTVVAWVGRPDGAPRPGDTGRKSAAPLLFDVFDGLEEGSKSNKFAIARNHASQQDFQTTLDQGPQITFPMDGAEILVTAGKPTVKVKAQSVDRLRFYIDGHRLDVEYGAAEFRPPSSGFYILKVVDSQGKSAISRFRVLGADDIPNTPL comes from the coding sequence ATGCTTTGGCGGGTTTCATACCCGTTTTATTTAAAGTCAGCTCTTGGGTTGGCTTGGCTCGCTATTATCGCCCTTCTGGCCTTCCCGATAGCGCCCAAGTCTGTCCGCTTAGAAAGCGCGGCAACACTTTATGATGTGAATGACGAAATTTTGGTTCGCAAAGCGACCAAGGATAATTATTGGCGATATAATGCTAAGCTTGAGAAGATAGACCCAAATTACATCAAAGCGGTCTTAGCGATAGAGGATGCTCGTTTCTTTTTGCATAGCGGCGTGGATGTGCCGGCTATTTTACGAGCGCTAAAAACTTGGCGTGCGAAGGGTGAGGTGGTCTCTGGAGCATCTACAATTACAATGCAACTTGTTCGGCAGTATAAACCCCGAAAGAGGGTTCTTTCTTCTAAAATCATAGAGTCTCTGGCTGCGTTGAAATATGAGTTAGTGTTCACAAAGTCAGAAATACTATCTCAATATTTGACCCGAATATCTTATGGGGGAAATATACAGGGTGTTGAAGCTGCGACTTGGCGATATTTTGGAAAGTCTCCTGAATATTTAACATGGGATGAGATAGCGCTTCTTGTAGCTCTGCCTCAAGCCCCGGAATCGCGCCGACCAGATAGGCACCCAGTTGCGGCAAAGGCAGGGCGAGATCGTCTTCTAGATAAGCTAGTACAAGCTGATCTGATATCAAAATCCATTGCTGATGAAGCTAAGTCTATTCCTATTCCACAGGCTTTCTATGACTTCCCCTCGGATCAGAATAACGGCGCACCTTTGTTGATGGTAAAGGGCCAAGACGTAAAAAGTTTTATAAAACCTAATATACAGCGCATGGCACATCGTGTTCTGCAAAATAGCCTGATAAACCAGAGTGATGCGGTGAATGCGTCAATTTTGGTGGTGGAAAATGACACTCGTCGAGTTGTTGCGCATGTGACCGCCGGTGACCGCGCACATGAGGGGGGCTGGTTAGATTTGACCGCAGCGGTACGTTCCCCGGGCTCCACGCTCAAGCCCTTTATATATGCTCTGGCTATGAGTGACGGCCAAGCAAATTCACAAAGTGCCATCCAAGATGCGCCGACTCGTTTTGGCGCATATCAACCTGAGAATTTTAATCGTCGATATTATGGTAAAGTTCGCTTGAAGGATGCATTAAAACATTCATTAAATGTGCCAGCTGTTGCCGCTCTAGAACAAATTGGCCCGGCTCGCTTTGAAGCGATGTTGGTATCGGCTGGCGCGCCTCCAAGGTTGCCTTCACATAGAACCGAGGATGCTGGACTTTCTTTGGCTTTAGGCGGTGCAGGAATGACAGGTACAGATTTAGCGGTGCTTTATACAGCGCTTGCCAATGAAGGCGTGGCGAAACCCTTGGTTTGGACGAAATCTCATGCCTCTTCGGAAAATGGTATTCAACTTTTCTCTGCAGAAACGGCTCAAGAGATAACTGAAATATTGGCTGAGGCGACTCCGCCTAATGGCCGAATTCCGGGGCATTTATCAGCGGGACGATCTATGGTCGCGTATAAAACCGGTACATCTTACGGCGCGCGAGACAGTTGGGCCGCAGGATATACAACAAACTATACGGTTGTCGCATGGGTCGGGCGACCCGATGGAGCCCCTAGACCCGGAGATACAGGACGAAAATCGGCTGCTCCACTTTTGTTTGATGTATTTGATGGTCTAGAAGAAGGTAGTAAATCAAATAAATTCGCGATTGCGAGAAATCACGCATCACAGCAAGACTTCCAAACCACTTTGGATCAAGGACCGCAAATTACGTTCCCAATGGACGGAGCAGAGATATTAGTAACGGCAGGCAAGCCAACAGTAAAAGTCAAAGCGCAATCTGTCGACAGGCTGCGATTTTACATTGATGGGCATAGACTGGACGTAGAATATGGCGCGGCGGAATTTAGGCCGCCTTCGTCTGGTTTTTACATTTTGAAGGTCGTGGATTCACAAGGAAAAAGCGCGATATCACGTTTCCGCGTTTTAGGCGCTGATGATATTCCTAACACGCCTCTTTAA
- a CDS encoding Hpt domain-containing protein, producing the protein MANTPHTHDEENSHEIDFEHLNQYVQGDISLTKEVFGLFKHQVEMWGRLLDPAADDDSWGSVIHSLKGSAKAVGATGLAERCERAEQLVGETKTAGGRLVAVQDIEFKISRTITEIQRWEYRQKLNEMRSS; encoded by the coding sequence ATGGCAAATACTCCACATACTCATGACGAAGAAAATTCACACGAAATCGATTTCGAGCATTTAAATCAGTATGTGCAGGGGGATATCTCTCTTACCAAAGAAGTATTTGGGTTGTTTAAGCATCAAGTGGAGATGTGGGGAAGGCTTCTAGATCCGGCCGCAGATGATGATAGTTGGGGGTCAGTTATCCATAGTTTGAAGGGCTCTGCCAAAGCTGTGGGGGCAACAGGCTTGGCCGAGCGGTGCGAACGCGCAGAACAACTTGTTGGTGAAACAAAGACTGCTGGAGGCCGCTTAGTAGCGGTTCAGGATATAGAGTTTAAAATCTCGAGAACAATTACCGAAATTCAACGTTGGGAATATCGTCAGAAGCTAAACGAAATGCGGTCAAGCTGA
- a CDS encoding uracil-DNA glycosylase family protein gives MKKNLPAHEKLEGLLARIRRCDVCAHAQPPLPVQPNPIVRANQNARIRIIGQAPGTLAHASSMPFTDPSGVRLRDWLGVDETEFYNEDFFAITPMGFCFPGQDNKGADKPPRKECAPLWQDSLTRALPNIELTLLVGLYAVKEYLGPKAERNLTETVRQWERYGPEIMPLPHPSWRNNGWIKRHEWFSDELLALKRRVRNIISA, from the coding sequence ATGAAAAAAAATTTGCCTGCACATGAAAAACTAGAGGGCTTGCTCGCAAGAATTCGCCGTTGTGATGTTTGTGCTCACGCACAGCCCCCTTTACCTGTTCAACCCAACCCGATCGTTAGAGCTAATCAGAACGCAAGAATCCGAATCATAGGACAGGCGCCAGGAACACTCGCTCATGCCAGTTCAATGCCTTTTACTGACCCGAGTGGCGTTCGCCTGCGAGATTGGCTCGGTGTTGATGAAACGGAATTTTACAATGAAGACTTCTTTGCCATTACGCCAATGGGATTTTGTTTCCCTGGTCAAGATAATAAGGGCGCGGACAAACCTCCCCGTAAAGAGTGTGCGCCTCTATGGCAGGATAGCTTAACGAGAGCCCTTCCCAATATAGAGCTAACGCTATTGGTTGGACTTTATGCCGTAAAAGAATATTTAGGCCCAAAAGCAGAGCGGAACTTAACCGAAACTGTACGGCAATGGGAACGCTATGGCCCTGAGATTATGCCCCTGCCTCACCCTAGTTGGCGGAATAATGGATGGATAAAGCGACATGAATGGTTTTCTGATGAGCTCTTGGCGTTAAAGAGGCGTGTTAGGAATATCATCAGCGCCTAA
- a CDS encoding CPBP family intramembrane glutamic endopeptidase, giving the protein MQYFENTRKHGKSSLWLWIFVFWITVIGWLVGQIVITGPLPTIIREIDPELANDFLQSSTEAIEAANPARLVFSMFGFLLSTLIGAVFSLLALNAKSGKKRGFAIMTGICITISFASLFLLFPMMNTPETTEVMNRILAISPFSYALVLLTFPAALVMLYVGQKFVLKRSILSLHTAFEKYRWLRMFVAIFVTWAVLGLGAATLHFTGLKSLNFVFDPSRFFIYGLVSLSLIPLQSATEEIVFRGYLNQAVENVTGQKWIAFILTSLLFMGMHLSNPEALSGAEAGILPIVMSGYFFFGFAACLLVWMDDGLESAIGVHAANNTFAAILVNYENSVLPTPSVFQIKTNPAMDSILTVISLGLIVLILFVLRRKPKPVSTPKHVVQIK; this is encoded by the coding sequence ATGCAATATTTTGAAAACACACGGAAGCATGGAAAATCAAGCTTATGGCTTTGGATATTCGTTTTTTGGATAACCGTCATAGGCTGGCTCGTCGGGCAAATCGTGATAACTGGCCCACTACCCACGATCATTCGCGAAATTGACCCTGAGCTCGCAAATGATTTTTTGCAATCCTCTACTGAAGCGATTGAAGCTGCCAATCCTGCTCGCTTAGTCTTTTCGATGTTCGGCTTTTTACTCAGCACTTTAATTGGGGCGGTGTTCTCCCTTTTAGCATTAAACGCAAAATCAGGTAAAAAACGAGGTTTCGCCATAATGACAGGCATATGCATTACGATATCCTTCGCCAGTCTTTTCCTTTTGTTTCCGATGATGAACACCCCTGAGACCACAGAGGTTATGAATCGTATTCTTGCAATTAGTCCGTTCTCATACGCTCTTGTTTTACTTACATTCCCCGCTGCTCTTGTCATGCTTTACGTTGGTCAGAAATTTGTCCTTAAACGCAGCATACTTTCCTTACACACAGCTTTTGAGAAATACCGTTGGCTTAGAATGTTTGTAGCTATTTTTGTGACATGGGCCGTGTTGGGCTTAGGGGCGGCAACGCTTCACTTTACAGGCTTAAAATCTCTCAACTTTGTTTTCGACCCTTCGCGTTTCTTTATTTACGGTCTAGTTTCGCTTTCACTTATTCCTTTACAATCAGCGACTGAAGAAATTGTCTTTAGAGGGTATTTAAACCAAGCCGTTGAGAATGTTACGGGTCAAAAATGGATCGCCTTTATCCTCACAAGCTTACTATTCATGGGTATGCACCTCTCTAACCCCGAGGCTCTATCTGGCGCAGAAGCTGGTATTTTGCCCATCGTCATGAGTGGGTATTTCTTTTTTGGTTTCGCCGCTTGTTTATTAGTTTGGATGGATGACGGCCTTGAATCTGCAATAGGCGTTCATGCTGCCAATAATACTTTCGCCGCTATTCTGGTAAATTATGAAAATTCCGTCTTACCTACGCCTTCAGTATTCCAGATCAAAACGAACCCTGCCATGGATAGCATCTTGACGGTTATATCACTGGGCCTGATAGTCCTGATACTTTTTGTCCTAAGGCGGAAGCCTAAGCCCGTATCGACGCCAAAACACGTTGTCCAGATAAAGTAA